In Microbacterium sp. 1.5R, the following are encoded in one genomic region:
- a CDS encoding LacI family DNA-binding transcriptional regulator, whose product MSSRATIEEVASAAGVSRSTVSRVVNGSTAVSPEALESVKRAIEELSYVPNRAARSLASRQTHAIALIVPEDTTRFFGDPFFAAIVAGITGALRGSDYLLNLLIASDDPGDKMTSFVRNGGVDGALIVSHHTSDAFIDRVADAVPVVWGGRPVRIREGDYVVDVDNVAGARTATQHLIETGRTRIATISGPITMVSSVDRVQGFRGALADAGLSPFAEEAGDYSEASGADAARRILAAGRPDAIFVASDLMARGALTALRSAGIRVPEDVALVGFDDSSVALSTDPPLTTMRQPMYAQGEAMAGVLLSRLAGRDPAHTTILPTELVVRASS is encoded by the coding sequence GTGTCGTCACGAGCGACCATCGAAGAGGTGGCATCGGCCGCCGGAGTCTCACGGTCGACGGTGTCACGCGTCGTCAACGGGTCGACGGCGGTGAGTCCTGAAGCCCTCGAGTCGGTGAAGCGGGCCATCGAGGAGCTCAGCTACGTGCCCAACCGCGCGGCTCGCTCACTCGCGTCCCGACAGACCCACGCGATCGCCCTGATCGTCCCCGAGGACACCACGCGGTTCTTCGGAGATCCCTTCTTCGCGGCGATCGTCGCGGGCATCACGGGGGCGCTCCGCGGCTCTGACTACCTGCTCAACCTGCTGATCGCGAGCGACGACCCCGGCGACAAGATGACGAGCTTCGTGCGCAACGGCGGTGTGGACGGCGCGCTCATCGTCTCGCACCACACGAGCGACGCGTTCATCGACCGGGTCGCCGATGCCGTGCCCGTGGTCTGGGGCGGCAGGCCGGTGCGCATCCGCGAGGGCGACTACGTGGTCGACGTCGACAACGTCGCCGGCGCCCGCACCGCCACCCAGCACCTGATCGAGACCGGTCGCACGCGGATCGCCACGATCTCGGGGCCCATCACGATGGTCTCCTCCGTCGACCGTGTGCAGGGCTTCCGCGGGGCACTGGCCGATGCAGGGCTCTCGCCGTTCGCCGAGGAGGCCGGTGACTACAGCGAAGCCAGCGGAGCGGATGCCGCGCGCCGCATCCTCGCGGCGGGGCGTCCGGATGCGATCTTCGTCGCCAGCGACCTCATGGCCCGTGGCGCGCTCACGGCGCTGCGCTCGGCCGGCATCCGTGTTCCCGAAGACGTGGCGCTCGTCGGGTTCGACGACTCGTCGGTCGCGCTGAGCACTGACCCGCCGCTGACCACCATGCGGCAGCCCATGTACGCGCAGGGCGAGGCGATGGCCGGAGTGCTGCTCTCGCGCCTGGCCGGACGCGACCCGGCGCACACGACGATCCTGCCGACGGAACTGGTGGTGCGCGCCTCGTCGTGA
- a CDS encoding DUF1266 domain-containing protein — MSPTSWFTRPQRLAPSERFSTTDTEANEIALGLLQISSLPSGPWNDPTAPSLGPDDRALVAETWGIRSRDDWLGMIDHLSTVRRRRQAWMLRLAVRNDLDTALGRVPTTREWLAGIVAEGGDARDALPFVAGIERIEREVRRRVGKDVVTPDVYVRTLDAYALGQAVAMTTWGVALGYADVAEARRIIHRINVDTRPSFVSWVDFGLSYIAGRVMHWSDGNLDAESFEKYGEVWTDFATAVMPKRNGPWATLSWPATIDQRSRDRIG, encoded by the coding sequence ATGAGCCCGACATCATGGTTCACGCGTCCCCAGAGGCTCGCGCCATCCGAGCGGTTCTCCACCACCGACACCGAGGCGAACGAGATCGCGCTGGGCCTGCTGCAGATCAGCTCCCTCCCGTCCGGGCCCTGGAACGACCCGACGGCCCCCTCTCTGGGACCTGACGACAGAGCGCTCGTCGCCGAGACGTGGGGCATCCGCTCCCGTGACGACTGGCTCGGCATGATCGACCATCTCAGCACCGTGAGACGTCGACGTCAGGCCTGGATGCTCCGTCTGGCTGTCCGCAACGACCTGGACACCGCCCTCGGGCGTGTGCCGACCACGCGGGAGTGGCTCGCGGGGATCGTCGCCGAAGGCGGAGACGCGCGCGACGCGTTACCGTTCGTGGCCGGCATCGAGCGCATCGAGCGCGAGGTGCGCAGACGAGTCGGAAAAGATGTCGTGACGCCCGATGTGTATGTGCGCACACTCGACGCGTATGCGCTCGGTCAGGCCGTGGCGATGACGACGTGGGGTGTCGCGCTCGGATACGCCGACGTCGCAGAGGCCCGCCGCATCATCCACCGGATCAACGTCGACACCCGCCCGTCGTTCGTGTCATGGGTCGATTTCGGCCTGAGCTACATCGCCGGACGGGTCATGCACTGGAGCGACGGGAACCTCGACGCGGAGTCGTTCGAGAAGTACGGCGAGGTGTGGACGGATTTCGCGACGGCAGTGATGCCCAAGCGCAACGGCCCGTGGGCGACGCTGTCGTGGCCCGCGACGATCGATCAGCGGTCACGGGACCGGATCGGCTGA
- a CDS encoding TetR/AcrR family transcriptional regulator: MARSDEHNRAARERAREAILESAIILFAERGVSGASIAEITRRAGVAQGLVSYHFGGKDQLVAAVIDRWYEALFAIPQVEGPADVRLAGIIDGALAATGFALPVQRAVFAMQQQPSTHRMFAEAETRFAEQAIASENAVREIFRERGAADPPLEEIMLRTTLEGVFMKYAVYGDTYPLEDARRWVRRLYGLPEPEAPLPLQLAPRDPDARTRAAGALRDEE; the protein is encoded by the coding sequence ATGGCACGTTCAGACGAACACAACCGGGCCGCGCGGGAGCGCGCCCGCGAAGCCATTCTCGAATCGGCCATCATCCTGTTCGCCGAACGAGGCGTCTCCGGCGCGAGCATCGCCGAGATCACCCGCCGCGCCGGGGTCGCGCAGGGACTCGTGAGCTACCACTTCGGCGGCAAGGACCAGCTCGTGGCCGCCGTGATCGACCGCTGGTACGAGGCGCTCTTCGCGATCCCGCAGGTCGAGGGGCCCGCCGACGTCCGGCTCGCCGGGATCATCGACGGTGCTCTCGCCGCCACCGGTTTCGCCCTCCCGGTGCAGCGAGCGGTGTTCGCGATGCAGCAGCAGCCCAGCACCCACCGCATGTTCGCCGAGGCCGAGACCCGGTTCGCGGAGCAGGCGATCGCATCGGAGAACGCCGTCCGCGAGATCTTCCGCGAGAGGGGTGCCGCCGATCCTCCGCTCGAGGAGATCATGCTGCGCACCACCCTCGAGGGCGTCTTCATGAAGTACGCCGTCTACGGCGACACCTACCCGCTCGAAGACGCCCGACGCTGGGTGCGGCGTCTCTACGGCCTGCCCGAGCCCGAGGCGCCGCTTCCGCTGCAACTCGCGCCCCGGGATCCGGACGCGAGGACCAGGGCGGCGGGGGCTCTGCGGGACGAGGAGTGA
- a CDS encoding GntR family transcriptional regulator, translated as MNQQGMLADALRQQIIDGAFAPGSRLSESAIAEHFGVARNTLREAFRALSEQGLLEHVPHRGVSVASPSIADVIDIYRARRIIECTALLHSEPEHPAVQQMQEAVLAAEAAAHDALLDDAETWRAVGSANMAFHVALVSLADSPRLARTYRDLAAELRLAFLKIDDPRSLHEPFVRKNRAVLDTFLARGAAAGAAELERYLVQSERVVLGAFARMQLG; from the coding sequence CGATGCGCTCCGACAGCAGATCATCGACGGCGCGTTCGCACCCGGTTCCCGACTGTCGGAATCGGCCATCGCGGAGCACTTCGGCGTGGCACGCAACACGCTGCGCGAGGCGTTCCGCGCCCTCTCCGAGCAGGGTCTGCTCGAGCACGTGCCGCACCGGGGCGTCTCCGTCGCCTCGCCGTCGATCGCCGACGTGATCGACATCTATCGCGCACGTCGCATCATCGAGTGCACCGCGCTCCTGCACTCCGAGCCGGAGCATCCGGCGGTCCAGCAGATGCAGGAGGCCGTGCTCGCCGCCGAGGCCGCGGCGCACGACGCACTCCTCGACGACGCCGAGACGTGGCGCGCGGTGGGCAGCGCCAACATGGCGTTCCATGTCGCCCTGGTGTCGCTCGCGGACAGCCCCCGTCTGGCCCGCACCTACCGTGACCTCGCGGCAGAGCTGAGACTCGCGTTCCTGAAGATCGACGATCCTCGCTCGCTGCACGAGCCGTTCGTGCGCAAGAACCGCGCGGTGCTCGACACCTTCCTCGCCCGCGGTGCGGCGGCCGGTGCGGCCGAGCTCGAGCGCTACCTCGTGCAGTCCGAGCGCGTGGTGCTCGGGGCCTTCGCCCGGATGCAGCTGGGCTGA